A window of the Nitrosococcus wardiae genome harbors these coding sequences:
- a CDS encoding S1 family peptidase has translation MFLPEAEILADLPDTINRVKHAVVGIGTYTPTHQSQASYRGTGFMVADGRHVVTNAHVLPSSLNAKRREHIAVFVGIQGKVRRAEKVVVDHKHDLALLKIDGASLPAFSLGNASRVREGDLVAFTGFPIGPVLGLYPVTHRGIVAAITPIASAGRVLRDLNPQRIQHLRSEPFKVFQLDATAYPGNSGSPVYDPDTGKLLGVVNMVFVKESKENILKDPSGITYAIPVDHLRTLLSRAGLKP, from the coding sequence ATGTTCTTGCCGGAAGCAGAAATTTTAGCTGATCTTCCCGATACTATTAATCGTGTCAAGCATGCCGTGGTTGGGATAGGCACTTATACACCCACCCACCAATCTCAGGCAAGTTATAGAGGGACAGGGTTCATGGTGGCCGATGGTCGGCATGTAGTCACCAATGCTCATGTCTTACCCTCCTCACTCAATGCCAAGCGCCGTGAACATATCGCGGTGTTTGTTGGCATTCAAGGAAAAGTACGGCGAGCGGAGAAGGTGGTAGTAGATCATAAACATGATCTCGCCCTACTGAAGATTGATGGAGCGTCTCTTCCAGCATTCTCCTTAGGTAATGCATCTCGGGTACGTGAAGGTGATTTAGTGGCTTTCACGGGATTTCCCATTGGGCCAGTGTTAGGTTTATATCCGGTGACGCATCGGGGTATTGTGGCAGCAATTACGCCAATTGCCTCGGCTGGAAGAGTCTTAAGGGATCTTAACCCCCAGCGTATCCAGCATCTCCGTTCTGAGCCTTTCAAAGTGTTTCAGTTGGATGCTACAGCCTATCCGGGCAATAGTGGTAGCCCAGTCTATGACCCGGACACAGGAAAATTATTAGGCGTAGTAAATATGGTGTTTGTCAAGGAAAGCAAAGAAAATATACTCAAGGACCCGAGTGGGATCACTTACGCTATTCCGGTAGATCATCTTCGCACACTGCTTAGTAGGGCAGGATTAAAACCATAG